The following is a genomic window from bacterium.
CTGTCCGCTACAGACAGGGACGCTTGGTGGGCCGGATGCAGTCGTTGGGACACGATCTCCGGCAGGAGGCGATACTCGAGACCCTGACCCAGGACGCTCACAAATCCAGTGATATCGAGGGCGAGCGGCTCGACCTGGAACAGGTCCGCTCGGCTGTCGGGCGTCGCCTCGGCATGGACATCGGCGGCCTCCGCCATGCGGAAGACGAGGTCGAGGGCGTGGTGGAGATGATGCTGGACGCAATCGGCAACTATGACCAGCCCCTGACAGTGGACCGGCTGTGGGGCTGGCAGGCGGCTCTCCTCCCGACCGGGCGTAGCCGGATGCGACCGATCATCGTGGGCGGCTGGCGTGACGACCGTACCGGACCCGATGCAGGTGATCTCGGGGCCCATCGGCAAGGAGCGAGTGCACTTCGAAGCACCCCCGGCGGAGCGGATCGACAGCGAGATGGACGCTTTTTTCAGATGGTTCAACGAGCCTTCGGATACTGACGAGATCCTCAGGGCGGCGCTGGCGCACCTGTGGTTCGTGACCATCCATCCCTTCGACGACGGCTACGGACGCATCGCCCGGGCGATTGCTGACATGGCCCTCGCCCGCTCGGAGGGCAGCTCACAACGCTTCTACAGCATGTCATCGCAGATCCGGGTGGAACGCCGCGGCTACTACCGGATCCTCGAGCGAACCCAGCAGGGAACACCGGACATCACGGAGTGGGTGGAGTGGTTCCTGGCGTGCCTCGGCCGAGCCATCGACGGAGCCGAGACCACCCTCGCATCCGTGCTCACCAAAGCCCGCTTCTGGCAACAGGTCGAAGGCGTCCCGCTCAATGCGCGCCAGCGCAGGGTTCTCGGCCGACTCCTGGACGGTTTCGAGGGCAAGCTGACCAGCTCGAAGTGGGCGAAGCTAGCCAAATGCTCCCAGGACACCGCCCTGCGCGACATAACAGCCCTGGTAGACCGCGGAATCCTCGTCCGAAGCTCCGCACGGGGTCGTAGCACCAGCTACTCGCTTCACTCGGGTTGAGCCGCTACGCCCCCCTGTAGCATCCGGCGAGGGTTGCCGGACGCCCCGAGACCACGTCTCGGGAACCGGCGACCGCATGGGAACCGGCAGGACACGGGCAAGCAGGAGGCGATTCGTGCAACGAAGGGACATGGAGTTGCTCCGCGGAGCGATCGACATGCACGCCCACAGCGCTCCCTCCCTGTTTCCCCGCCCCATCACGGACCATGACCTGGGCCGCTTCGCGCTCGACTACGGGATGCGCGGCTTCGTCATGAAGGACCATGACAGCGCCACATTCCACCGCGCCGCTCACCTCAAACGCACCGAACCCGGCATCGACCCCATCGGCGCCATCGTGCTGAACCGCTCGGTCGGCGGCATCGACCCCTACGTTGTGGAGGCCGCCCTCCAGTACGGGGCCAGGGTGGTCTGGATGCCCACCAACCACTCGAAGCATCACGATGACTACTACGGAACCCCGGACTACCCCCAACTGGGCCGCCGGCAGCCGCAACTCCCGGGTCCGGGTGTCACCGTCCTCGACGGGAACGGCCGCCTAACCGGCGACGCCAGGACGGTGATCAGGCTGGTGGCCGACGCGGGCGCGTGCCTATGCACGGGCCACCTCAGCCTCGAGGAGACCCGCTTGGTGGCCGCGGAGGCCAACCGGGTGGGACTCGAGAGGCTGCTGGTCACACACGTGAACCTGAGCTTGACCAAGTACGACCTCGACGTCCAGCGGGAGTTGGTCGCAGGCGGCGCGTACCTCGAGATCGTGGCCGTCACCTGCGTGTCGGAGTTGTTCGGCGAGCAGACCCCGGCGGAGCTGGCGCCGATCATCGACGCCCATGCCGGAGAGCGGCTGATCCTCAGCTCGGATCTGGGCCAGGCCTCGGGACCGCCGCATCCGGAGGGGATGCGGAT
Proteins encoded in this region:
- a CDS encoding DUF6282 family protein, with product MQRRDMELLRGAIDMHAHSAPSLFPRPITDHDLGRFALDYGMRGFVMKDHDSATFHRAAHLKRTEPGIDPIGAIVLNRSVGGIDPYVVEAALQYGARVVWMPTNHSKHHDDYYGTPDYPQLGRRQPQLPGPGVTVLDGNGRLTGDARTVIRLVADAGACLCTGHLSLEETRLVAAEANRVGLERLLVTHVNLSLTKYDLDVQRELVAGGAYLEIVAVTCVSELFGEQTPAELAPIIDAHAGERLILSSDLGQASGPPHPEGMRMLLRSLLDEGVDYGALEKMTKENPAFLTGLG